The Planktothrix serta PCC 8927 genomic interval CCTATTTCCGGTAGTGTTTGGAGTTGGTTTCCCCTAGCCTGGACAATATTATCCTTTTTAGTTCATCTGTTAATTCTATTATGGTTAATGGCGGAAGCCTATCAATTTCCAGTTTTATTATTTATCAGAACTCAATGCCAACGGCTAGTAAATCCCAGGAGGGGTAATTCATGAATTACCCCTCCTAAAATCATTTAGGATTGCTAGATTAGAATAGATTATCTCAAAAAGGCTCTTGAAGCTGGATAATAAAATAGGGCTTGAAATTTAGATTGTCGTTCGTGCATGGGTTCAGGTGCTTCATCCCATAAACTTTCATAGAAAAAGAACGAAAACCCTAATCCATTTTGACGCGCCGCTTGCACCTTAGCTTGAATTTGGGGCATGGCTACAGGTCGATTTCTTAACCCTGTTAAAATTCCTACTCCCGTCGGAATTTTGCGCTGTGCTTCTTTAATTTCTGGCTGAGTCATTTCTTTAACAAAACTGGGTAAATCTGGGCGATAAATCTGCACAATTAACTCATCAACTAGATTTTTTTTCACCCAACCCACCCAATCTTGCAGATGACGATTATAAGCAGTATAATAAGGATTAGGAGCAACCGAAAAAATCGCTTTAGGATTTTTAGCTTTCACTGCTTTATTCAGTTTTTCCACAAATTGAGTAATTTTATTGGCACGCCAACGCACCCAAGCTTCATCTTTAGGATTACTCGGAGGTAATGCTTTAGTCTCTTGTTGATACAACTTAATCGTATAGGAATCATAACCAAATTCAATGGGTAAACTCAAGTGATCATCAAACTGAATCCCATCGGCTTGATATTGGGTCATGACTTCCAAAACTAAATTTGTAATTAATTGTTGTACCTCTGGATGAAACGGATTTAACCAAACCACTTCTCCAGCGACCCCTTCCCAGGTTTGACTTCCATCTTGGCGGTTTGTTAACCACTTGGGATGATTTAACACTAATTCCGACGACGGTGGAGCCATAAACCCAAATTCAAACCAAGGAATCACTAACAACCCTTTTTGATGACTTTGGGTGATTAAATCTGCTAAAATATCCTGTCCTTGTAACCCCCGACGAATAAACGGTTGAAACCCCCCCGCTTGAGCCACTCCACTCGGATAAAACACATAACCAGAATTCCAAACTACCGGATAAATAGTATTAAAATTTAATCGCGCCAGATGGTTGACAGCTTCCTGTAATTTAAGATGATCTCTGACAATATCGGTGTCATTGGTTGTCATCCAAACTCCCCGAATTTCCTGAACAGGTTGGGACGGAATTGTGATACCGGGATAAGTCGAGAATGCAACCGTCAACAAGATTCCCAAAACCATCAGAGAAATGGATTTTAGGGTTTGTTTTGTATATTTAGAAAAAAGATATCGCCACGAACTTTTCGCCATGAAACCCAATTGTATAAGTGTAAAGAAGAAATCAGCAATTCACCGAGGAATCCTGTATTTTTAGAATATTTTAATAA includes:
- a CDS encoding glycoside hydrolase family 10 protein, whose translation is MAKSSWRYLFSKYTKQTLKSISLMVLGILLTVAFSTYPGITIPSQPVQEIRGVWMTTNDTDIVRDHLKLQEAVNHLARLNFNTIYPVVWNSGYVFYPSGVAQAGGFQPFIRRGLQGQDILADLITQSHQKGLLVIPWFEFGFMAPPSSELVLNHPKWLTNRQDGSQTWEGVAGEVVWLNPFHPEVQQLITNLVLEVMTQYQADGIQFDDHLSLPIEFGYDSYTIKLYQQETKALPPSNPKDEAWVRWRANKITQFVEKLNKAVKAKNPKAIFSVAPNPYYTAYNRHLQDWVGWVKKNLVDELIVQIYRPDLPSFVKEMTQPEIKEAQRKIPTGVGILTGLRNRPVAMPQIQAKVQAARQNGLGFSFFFYESLWDEAPEPMHERQSKFQALFYYPASRAFLR